A section of the Lujinxingia sediminis genome encodes:
- the alr gene encoding alanine racemase, which translates to MSSKIRSVGSGELAARLTLGEVASWANGRLDGGDAEREISEVVVDSRRLLAAGALFVALEGPRFDGHAYVRQALESGAGAALVHHGRREEFGEGALIRVADTRAALQAIAAAWRAKFDIPVVAITGSNGKTIVKDMLASMLARGHTVHASPGSYNSQVGVPLTLLGIRPVHDVVLVEVGISQRGEMARQVAMVQPTHGILTNIGSAHAAGLGDGRGIAEEKMRLFEGLEAGRLVVLREVFEAFSDLFHVKPHLVDVGMEGDGQVDPALSGAFEENDEAGETALSELDGAGGLEGVAPGATRRAGETDEEAQGRIEAGGGPEAQSVARRVQALASGWRFELALAEKGSREVRLRVPGAHNVQNAAVAAAMAGNLGASMNEVVGGLERFELSEMRLQMHTTSGGVTLINDAYNADPSSARAALEVLRNFSAGQRSVAILGDMLDLGARAEEAHRELGRTVARHQIDTLYLLGELAKFIGEGAVEAGMDPERIHQAAGLEALNRVLEERLMAGDVVLFKASRTIGLDRAARHLLESVAPTRLAIDLGAIRDNYHALSRHLGDEVGVMAVVKSFGYGNDATRVSQLLARQGVRALAVAYPDEAIPLRRRGIRLPILVTNVQAAEADKIVKYDLTALIYALPVARALQMQARRAGREVDVHLEVDSGMRRVGLLPEDAVAFGKKVAGMGGLRIGGVMTHLAAADDPAEDAFTHRQLDAFDGVLAGLRAAGVPTGVVHAANTAAAWRHERARYSMVRVGLGLYGLHPSEAVGDVASGVRPALRFTTRILHLQQVEAGDTVGYGRTWRCEGQARRLATIAVGYNDGFPRFLSNGGEVMVGGTRCPVVGNVCMDVAMIDVTDAGPVQVGDEVLLFGEATPGGPAIAVEEWAERGHTISYELLCRISPRVRRIFLTE; encoded by the coding sequence GTGAGCAGCAAGATAAGGTCGGTTGGCAGTGGCGAGTTGGCCGCGCGGCTGACATTGGGGGAGGTGGCCAGCTGGGCCAACGGGAGGCTCGACGGGGGGGATGCGGAGCGCGAGATCAGCGAAGTTGTGGTGGACTCGCGGCGCCTTCTGGCCGCGGGCGCGCTTTTTGTGGCGCTGGAGGGCCCCCGTTTTGACGGGCACGCCTACGTGCGTCAGGCGCTGGAGTCGGGGGCGGGCGCGGCGCTTGTGCATCATGGCCGGCGCGAAGAGTTCGGAGAGGGGGCGCTGATTCGGGTGGCGGATACGCGGGCGGCGCTGCAGGCGATCGCGGCGGCCTGGCGGGCGAAGTTCGATATTCCGGTGGTGGCCATCACCGGCTCCAACGGCAAAACCATCGTCAAAGATATGCTGGCGAGCATGCTGGCCCGCGGTCATACGGTGCATGCGAGCCCGGGGAGCTACAACTCCCAGGTGGGGGTGCCGCTGACATTGCTGGGCATACGTCCGGTGCATGATGTGGTGCTCGTCGAGGTGGGCATCAGCCAGCGCGGGGAGATGGCCCGGCAGGTGGCGATGGTGCAGCCAACGCACGGGATTCTGACGAATATTGGCTCGGCGCATGCCGCCGGTCTGGGCGACGGACGAGGCATTGCCGAAGAAAAGATGCGGCTTTTCGAGGGTTTGGAGGCCGGCCGTCTGGTGGTGTTGCGGGAGGTTTTCGAGGCGTTTTCGGATCTGTTTCACGTGAAACCGCACCTGGTGGACGTGGGGATGGAGGGGGATGGGCAGGTCGATCCGGCGCTTTCAGGTGCGTTTGAGGAAAACGATGAAGCGGGGGAGACGGCGCTCTCGGAGCTCGATGGTGCGGGTGGGCTGGAGGGTGTAGCTCCGGGGGCGACGCGCCGGGCCGGTGAGACGGACGAGGAAGCTCAGGGGCGCATCGAAGCGGGCGGTGGGCCCGAGGCTCAGAGCGTGGCTCGTCGGGTGCAGGCGCTGGCGTCGGGCTGGCGTTTTGAGCTGGCGCTGGCGGAGAAGGGCAGCCGGGAGGTACGCCTGCGGGTGCCCGGAGCGCATAATGTGCAGAACGCCGCGGTGGCTGCGGCGATGGCCGGGAACCTGGGCGCTTCGATGAACGAGGTGGTGGGCGGGCTGGAGCGATTTGAGCTCAGCGAGATGCGCCTGCAGATGCATACGACCAGCGGGGGCGTAACGCTGATCAACGATGCGTACAACGCCGATCCGTCGAGTGCGCGCGCGGCCCTGGAGGTGCTCCGCAACTTCTCGGCCGGGCAGCGCAGCGTGGCGATCCTGGGCGATATGCTCGACCTGGGAGCCCGTGCTGAAGAGGCCCATCGGGAGCTCGGAAGGACGGTGGCGCGCCACCAGATCGACACCCTTTATCTGCTCGGAGAGCTCGCAAAGTTCATCGGTGAGGGGGCGGTGGAGGCGGGGATGGACCCGGAGCGCATCCACCAGGCCGCGGGGCTGGAGGCGCTCAACCGCGTGCTGGAAGAGCGGCTGATGGCCGGTGATGTGGTGCTCTTTAAGGCCAGCCGCACCATCGGGCTCGACCGCGCGGCGCGCCATCTTCTGGAGAGCGTGGCGCCTACGCGCCTCGCGATCGATCTGGGGGCGATCCGCGATAATTACCATGCCCTCAGCCGTCATCTGGGCGACGAGGTGGGGGTGATGGCCGTGGTCAAGAGTTTTGGCTACGGCAATGACGCCACCCGCGTCTCGCAGCTCCTGGCGCGGCAGGGGGTGCGCGCGCTGGCGGTGGCCTACCCGGATGAGGCGATCCCGCTGAGGCGGCGCGGAATTCGCCTGCCCATTCTGGTGACCAATGTGCAGGCGGCCGAGGCCGATAAGATCGTCAAATACGACCTCACCGCGTTGATCTATGCGCTTCCGGTGGCTCGCGCGCTGCAAATGCAGGCGCGCCGGGCCGGCAGGGAGGTCGATGTGCATCTGGAGGTCGACAGCGGCATGCGCCGGGTGGGGCTTCTCCCGGAGGATGCGGTGGCGTTTGGCAAAAAGGTCGCCGGGATGGGCGGGTTGCGCATCGGCGGGGTGATGACGCACCTGGCAGCTGCCGATGATCCGGCCGAGGACGCGTTTACCCACCGACAGCTCGATGCGTTTGACGGGGTGCTCGCAGGCTTACGCGCCGCCGGGGTGCCGACCGGGGTGGTGCATGCGGCGAACACGGCTGCGGCCTGGCGTCATGAGCGCGCGCGCTACTCGATGGTGCGCGTGGGGCTGGGGCTTTACGGCCTGCATCCCTCGGAGGCGGTGGGCGATGTGGCCAGCGGGGTACGCCCGGCGCTGCGCTTTACGACGCGGATTCTGCATCTTCAGCAGGTGGAAGCGGGCGATACGGTGGGCTACGGGCGCACCTGGCGCTGCGAGGGGCAGGCGCGTCGATTGGCGACGATCGCGGTGGGGTATAACGATGGTTTTCCGCGCTTTTTGTCCAATGGCGGCGAGGTGATGGTGGGAGGTACGCGCTGCCCGGTGGTGGGCAATGTGTGCATGGACGTGGCGATGATCGACGTGACGGACGCCGGCCCGGTGCAGGTGGGCGATGAGGTGCTGCTCTTCGGGGAGGCGACGCCCGGGGGCCCCGCGATCGCGGTGGAAGAGTGGGCGGAGCGGGGCCATACCATCTCCTATGAGCTGCTCTGTCGTATTTCACCTCGGGTACGTCGGATCTTTTTGACCGAGTAA
- the infC gene encoding translation initiation factor IF-3, giving the protein MLTSNGRPVEQPTLEEVIIRRSNHNDSTNAGHRVNHSIRTSEVRVISPDGEQLGIMHPNEARDKAKEYGLDLVEVAPNSRPPVCRIMDFGKYQYDQSKKAAASRSTRVQLKTVQLRPNTDEHDMDVKLRRAKKFLEGGNQVRFVMRMRGRERAYTQRWVEHLGELLADFSENYETPINVVSSPRGEGWRIHAIVEPASTS; this is encoded by the coding sequence ATGTTAACTTCAAACGGTAGGCCCGTAGAACAACCAACCCTTGAGGAGGTCATCATTCGCCGGAGCAACCATAACGACAGCACGAACGCGGGACATCGCGTCAACCACTCCATTCGCACATCTGAGGTTCGGGTGATTTCGCCCGATGGCGAGCAGCTGGGGATCATGCATCCCAACGAGGCTCGCGATAAGGCCAAAGAATACGGCCTGGATCTGGTGGAGGTTGCGCCCAACTCTCGCCCGCCGGTCTGCCGCATCATGGATTTTGGTAAGTACCAGTATGATCAGTCCAAGAAGGCGGCCGCATCGCGCTCCACGCGTGTGCAGCTCAAGACCGTGCAGTTGCGTCCGAATACCGACGAGCACGACATGGACGTGAAGTTGCGTCGCGCCAAGAAGTTTTTGGAGGGCGGCAACCAGGTTCGATTTGTCATGCGAATGCGAGGCCGCGAGCGCGCCTACACCCAGCGCTGGGTGGAACATCTTGGCGAGCTGCTGGCAGATTTTTCTGAGAACTACGAGACGCCCATCAACGTGGTATCGTCTCCGCGCGGAGAAGGCTGGAGGATCCATGCGATCGTCGAGCCTGCTTCGACCTCATAA
- a CDS encoding response regulator: MDQRAAIDTLRERFEALSEPESAHSEGSAKIAQGLADIIGELDDEGADATRLDVIVRGLSGLADFLSARQAATTRTPTRPKASSGAAAGLEQFVEAFQQEASRRLTGLSIAMMGIFSEHGSEEALQQSTSHLHAIRGGAAMLGLKPVAEVTGTMEQVLVAMRKVEPAKRAWPTKTLLRGYALIEDAAREKGARIDEVQSDEIVQELRKTLGELGQTRQAGETKSGAAVLVPAKRAVLPGAAETAPGADAKAEEIPEIPAEVEGVAEITDVEDGPAPEVLEQRILVVDDIPTIAASVGFLLSDLEVPIDIAENGEEALQMLQEQAYSLVISDVDMPRMDGVALTRMVRSTPGLDHIPVILLTSLDHPEQRETGLKAGAIDYLIKGSIGGGELVNRVQEILTVAPYVERQETVRKQRILVAEDTETVAASIAFVLSEGPYDIVLATDGKDALSRIKQADYDLLITDMQMPYMSGTELVRAVRGLGTFDALPIVMLTSVQDEEEIAQAVSAGVNRYLIKGEIAGGKLLNLVEELLAADREALGV; this comes from the coding sequence ATGGATCAGCGAGCAGCAATCGACACATTGAGGGAGCGTTTCGAGGCGCTCTCTGAGCCCGAAAGCGCCCATAGCGAAGGCAGCGCGAAGATCGCGCAGGGGCTGGCCGACATCATTGGCGAGCTTGATGATGAAGGTGCCGACGCCACCCGACTCGATGTGATCGTGCGCGGGCTTTCGGGGTTGGCTGACTTTCTGAGCGCACGCCAGGCAGCCACGACCCGGACGCCGACCAGGCCCAAAGCATCGAGTGGCGCCGCCGCCGGGCTGGAGCAGTTTGTGGAGGCCTTTCAGCAGGAGGCCAGCCGTCGGCTCACCGGCCTGTCGATCGCGATGATGGGGATCTTCAGCGAGCACGGTTCCGAAGAAGCCTTGCAGCAGTCGACCTCGCACCTGCATGCGATCCGCGGCGGTGCGGCGATGTTGGGGCTTAAGCCCGTGGCCGAAGTCACCGGGACGATGGAGCAGGTGCTCGTGGCGATGCGTAAAGTGGAGCCGGCCAAACGCGCCTGGCCCACCAAGACCTTGCTGCGAGGTTATGCGCTGATCGAGGACGCCGCCCGCGAAAAGGGGGCGCGTATCGATGAGGTGCAGTCCGACGAGATCGTGCAGGAGCTTCGCAAGACCCTCGGTGAGCTCGGGCAGACCCGTCAGGCCGGGGAGACGAAGAGCGGTGCGGCGGTGCTCGTGCCGGCGAAGAGAGCAGTCCTGCCAGGCGCGGCGGAGACGGCACCCGGGGCGGACGCTAAAGCTGAGGAGATTCCTGAGATTCCGGCCGAAGTCGAGGGCGTCGCCGAGATCACCGATGTGGAAGACGGCCCGGCTCCCGAGGTGCTGGAGCAGCGGATTCTGGTGGTCGACGATATCCCCACCATCGCAGCGAGTGTGGGCTTTTTGCTCTCGGATCTGGAGGTGCCCATCGACATCGCCGAGAACGGCGAAGAGGCGCTGCAGATGTTGCAGGAGCAGGCCTATTCGCTGGTGATTTCTGATGTGGATATGCCGCGGATGGATGGGGTGGCGCTGACCCGAATGGTGCGCTCGACGCCTGGGCTTGACCATATCCCGGTGATCTTGCTCACGAGCCTGGATCACCCGGAGCAGCGAGAGACCGGTTTGAAAGCCGGGGCGATTGATTACCTGATCAAGGGCTCCATTGGAGGCGGTGAGCTGGTGAATCGCGTGCAGGAGATCCTCACCGTGGCACCCTATGTGGAGCGTCAGGAGACGGTGCGCAAGCAGCGGATTCTGGTGGCGGAAGACACCGAGACGGTGGCCGCCTCCATCGCGTTTGTGCTCTCGGAGGGGCCCTACGATATTGTGCTGGCGACCGACGGCAAAGACGCGCTCTCGCGGATCAAGCAGGCCGATTACGACCTGTTGATCACCGATATGCAGATGCCTTATATGAGCGGCACCGAACTTGTGCGCGCGGTGCGCGGGCTGGGCACCTTTGATGCGCTGCCGATCGTGATGCTCACAAGTGTTCAAGATGAAGAGGAGATCGCGCAGGCGGTCTCAGCCGGGGTGAATCGCTATTTGATTAAGGGCGAGATCGCCGGCGGGAAGTTACTCAACCTGGTGGAAGAGCTGCTGGCCGCCGATCGCGAAGCGCTCGGTGTTTAA
- a CDS encoding response regulator, whose amino-acid sequence MARVLIVEDSPLIVQMLTMVCQGAGHEVVACERFGEVAPVAGQGFDVVITDLNLPEVPGDDTVRALRAIEGLASLPVIIVSGRPRAELEQIAAERGAQGALSKDDGMPVIAAELPPMIANLIG is encoded by the coding sequence ATGGCGCGGGTATTGATCGTTGAAGACAGTCCGTTGATCGTTCAGATGCTCACGATGGTGTGCCAGGGGGCGGGCCATGAGGTGGTGGCGTGTGAGCGTTTTGGGGAAGTCGCTCCGGTGGCAGGGCAGGGCTTTGATGTGGTGATCACGGATCTGAATCTGCCGGAAGTCCCGGGCGACGATACGGTGCGCGCGTTGCGCGCGATTGAAGGGCTTGCGAGTCTTCCGGTGATCATTGTGTCGGGGCGGCCGCGTGCTGAGCTTGAGCAGATCGCTGCGGAGCGCGGGGCGCAGGGGGCGTTGTCCAAGGATGACGGCATGCCGGTGATCGCTGCGGAGCTTCCGCCGATGATCGCAAATCTGATCGGCTGA
- a CDS encoding tetratricopeptide repeat protein — MTPSPTLTSSARCAILQLAYWHLERGHLHKSEALTRGLLSLDATDGPAWYYLGESLRRRGRLSDAAQALTQATRHGERRPQTWLALAEVQVICAEPDAARHAITELCRLVPRDDPRAKRALALLRCCPAPFVAS, encoded by the coding sequence ATGACCCCCTCACCCACCCTCACTTCAAGCGCCCGCTGCGCCATCCTGCAGCTTGCCTACTGGCATCTGGAACGCGGCCATCTCCATAAAAGCGAAGCCCTCACCCGCGGTCTGCTCAGCCTCGACGCCACCGACGGTCCGGCCTGGTACTACCTCGGCGAATCGTTGCGTCGGCGAGGAAGGTTGAGTGATGCGGCTCAGGCGCTGACCCAGGCGACGCGTCATGGCGAGCGTCGCCCCCAAACCTGGCTTGCCCTGGCCGAAGTGCAGGTCATCTGCGCTGAGCCCGACGCCGCGCGCCACGCCATCACCGAGCTCTGCCGGTTGGTGCCGCGCGACGATCCGCGCGCGAAGCGCGCGCTGGCTCTCTTGCGATGCTGCCCCGCCCCTTTTGTCGCTTCATGA
- a CDS encoding EscU/YscU/HrcU family type III secretion system export apparatus switch protein, which yields MSEKTEQPTPKKLRDARKDGKVAKSQEFTGVAVMLIALATLTLTLPIIALELAALSARAIELATRPDLDTTHIGPLLWEALQSMARALAPVLGAAFVAAALATYLQVGAMLVIKPLIPDPQRLDPIQGAKRLVSKERVVELIKNLLKLSLMGFVGYGILGDWLPPVSRAPGGSLLGALGALSHATFELTTHLVAGLVVFGICDLLLQRYNFTKGLRMAKHEIKREHKESDGDGQLKGKRKQLHRELTAGNGLARVRDADAVVVNPTHVAVAISYDQNAMRAPTIVACGRGVTAQIIKRAAYRHNIPVVQNISLARALVELGEDTEIPEAFFEPVAEILRHVYSLRDTKSHSHPGHP from the coding sequence GTGAGCGAAAAGACCGAACAACCCACTCCCAAAAAACTACGCGACGCCCGAAAAGACGGAAAAGTCGCTAAATCTCAGGAGTTTACAGGCGTCGCGGTGATGCTCATCGCCCTGGCCACCCTCACCCTGACGCTGCCGATCATCGCCCTGGAACTCGCCGCATTAAGCGCACGCGCGATCGAGCTGGCCACGCGCCCCGACCTCGATACCACCCACATCGGCCCCCTTCTCTGGGAGGCCCTGCAAAGCATGGCCCGCGCGCTCGCACCGGTGCTCGGCGCGGCTTTCGTTGCAGCCGCCCTGGCCACCTACCTGCAGGTCGGCGCGATGCTGGTGATCAAGCCCCTGATTCCCGATCCCCAACGGCTCGACCCGATCCAGGGTGCAAAAAGGCTCGTCTCCAAAGAGCGCGTCGTCGAACTTATCAAAAATCTCCTCAAGCTCAGCCTGATGGGCTTTGTCGGCTACGGCATCCTGGGCGACTGGCTGCCACCGGTCTCCCGCGCCCCGGGCGGCTCGCTGCTCGGGGCTCTCGGTGCCCTCTCTCACGCCACCTTCGAACTCACCACCCACCTGGTCGCCGGCCTGGTCGTCTTTGGCATCTGCGATCTTCTCCTGCAGCGCTACAACTTCACCAAAGGACTGCGCATGGCCAAACACGAGATCAAACGCGAACACAAAGAGAGCGACGGCGACGGCCAGCTCAAGGGCAAACGCAAACAACTTCATCGTGAGCTCACCGCCGGCAACGGCCTGGCACGCGTTCGCGACGCAGACGCCGTCGTCGTTAACCCCACCCACGTGGCCGTGGCCATCAGCTACGACCAGAACGCGATGCGCGCGCCCACCATCGTGGCCTGCGGCCGCGGGGTGACCGCTCAGATCATCAAACGCGCAGCCTACCGCCACAACATCCCCGTGGTTCAAAACATCTCGCTGGCCCGGGCGCTGGTAGAGCTGGGCGAAGACACCGAAATCCCCGAAGCCTTCTTTGAGCCGGTGGCCGAGATCCTGCGCCACGTCTACAGCCTGCGCGACACCAAGTCGCACTCACACCCGGGACACCCATGA
- a CDS encoding flagellar biosynthetic protein FliR: MSELSAFLQNTALQTMAFEAVALAALIAARLIPIVQIVPYFGGKATPQTVKLGLAIALGTLIFPTVWMQGAGTELPESSALLTVLLLKEVLVGFTLAFVASLSFEAIKVAGQLIDNNAGLTQATSLAPQIPERVSPSTNFLLQLSIVTFFTLGGHRIFLWGLARSFERLPPQTLLPAPVGEGAAMFAETADLILRLSVEAIALGVLMAFPVIAAILLVNVFLALVNKSAPQINVFFLGMPLKAAIAVAVMLLGLDVLLDLFMDRALDDLALLNALPAMTGGNP; encoded by the coding sequence ATGAGCGAGCTCTCCGCCTTTTTACAAAACACCGCCCTTCAGACGATGGCTTTTGAGGCCGTGGCTCTGGCCGCGCTCATCGCCGCGCGCCTGATCCCCATCGTGCAGATCGTGCCCTACTTCGGCGGCAAGGCCACCCCGCAGACGGTCAAGCTCGGGCTCGCGATCGCGCTCGGCACACTGATCTTCCCCACCGTCTGGATGCAGGGCGCAGGTACCGAACTCCCCGAGAGCAGCGCGCTGCTCACCGTGCTTCTGCTCAAAGAGGTGCTCGTGGGCTTTACCCTGGCCTTTGTCGCCTCATTGAGCTTTGAGGCCATCAAAGTCGCCGGCCAGCTTATCGACAACAACGCCGGGCTCACCCAGGCCACGAGCCTCGCTCCCCAGATCCCCGAGCGCGTCTCCCCCAGCACAAACTTCCTTTTGCAGCTGAGCATCGTCACCTTCTTCACCCTGGGCGGCCACCGCATCTTTTTATGGGGCCTGGCCAGAAGTTTTGAGCGCCTGCCCCCCCAAACTCTGCTGCCAGCGCCGGTGGGCGAAGGTGCGGCGATGTTTGCCGAGACTGCCGACCTCATCCTGCGCTTAAGCGTGGAGGCCATCGCGCTGGGCGTGCTCATGGCCTTCCCGGTCATCGCCGCCATATTGCTCGTCAACGTCTTCCTGGCACTGGTCAACAAGTCCGCGCCTCAGATCAACGTCTTCTTTCTGGGCATGCCTCTTAAAGCCGCCATCGCCGTGGCGGTCATGCTCCTGGGCCTCGACGTCCTCCTCGATCTCTTCATGGACCGCGCCCTCGACGACCTCGCGCTCCTGAACGCGCTCCCCGCCATGACGGGAGGCAATCCGTGA
- the fliQ gene encoding flagellar biosynthesis protein FliQ codes for MEDYILQVAREGLWLVLLTSAPPLIASMGVGLAVSVVQATTQIQEQTLTFVPKLIAVFASLAIAGPWIGSQLVRFTHALFEGFPNYF; via the coding sequence GTGGAAGATTACATCCTCCAGGTGGCCCGCGAGGGCCTTTGGCTTGTGCTCCTGACCTCCGCCCCCCCGCTGATTGCCAGCATGGGCGTGGGCCTGGCGGTGAGCGTGGTGCAGGCCACCACCCAGATCCAGGAGCAGACCCTGACCTTTGTCCCCAAACTCATCGCCGTCTTCGCCAGCCTGGCCATCGCCGGACCCTGGATCGGAAGTCAGCTCGTGCGCTTTACCCACGCGCTCTTCGAGGGTTTTCCCAACTACTTCTAA
- the sctR gene encoding type III secretion system export apparatus subunit SctR — protein sequence MSLRFIAPIIAALSLLAPTLASAEPLAQPLSPSGGSPLALTALLAGMALLPFALILVTSFVKVAVVLSILRTAIGAQQVPPNTVITGLAILLSIYIMAPVGHDIFTELRPHIDAYERGDLQVNFSSIEEASQAGAAPLRAFLMRHADPEDRLLLHELAIELRPPEQHKNVAAEDLLVVVPAFVITELKEAFTIGFILFVPFIIVDLVVANILLSLGMHMLSPTTVSLPFKLLLFVLVDGWYLVVKGLILGYV from the coding sequence GTGTCTCTTCGTTTTATCGCCCCCATCATCGCTGCGCTCTCCCTGCTTGCGCCCACCCTTGCCAGCGCCGAGCCTCTGGCCCAACCGCTCTCACCGAGCGGCGGAAGCCCACTCGCGCTCACCGCACTGCTGGCCGGCATGGCGCTCTTGCCCTTCGCGCTGATCCTGGTCACGAGCTTTGTCAAAGTCGCCGTGGTGCTCTCGATTCTGCGCACCGCCATCGGCGCCCAGCAGGTCCCGCCCAACACGGTGATCACCGGCCTGGCGATCCTCTTGAGCATCTACATCATGGCGCCGGTGGGCCACGACATCTTCACCGAGCTCCGCCCTCACATCGACGCGTATGAGCGCGGCGATCTCCAGGTGAATTTCAGCAGTATTGAGGAGGCTTCGCAGGCTGGCGCCGCACCGCTTCGCGCCTTTTTGATGCGCCACGCCGACCCCGAAGATCGCCTGCTCCTGCACGAACTCGCCATCGAGCTTCGCCCCCCCGAACAACATAAAAACGTCGCCGCAGAGGATCTGCTGGTCGTCGTCCCCGCCTTTGTCATCACCGAGCTCAAAGAGGCTTTCACCATCGGATTTATCCTCTTTGTGCCCTTCATCATCGTCGATCTGGTGGTGGCCAACATCCTGCTCAGCTTAGGGATGCACATGCTCAGCCCCACCACGGTGAGCCTGCCCTTTAAGCTCTTGCTCTTCGTGCTCGTCGACGGCTGGTACCTCGTCGTTAAGGGCCTGATCCTCGGCTACGTCTGA
- a CDS encoding flagellar biosynthetic protein FliO translates to MAYGWLILRTLIVLAAVLALAYAALRLLARHLGQRQPAEPGRIEVLERQLIEPRRSLLVVRTAGEYWLLASTEQGIHPVGKLDPAPWRNNVATSTASPSPGVEIPTDASHAPDVIAADTNLNGLDRDALIPASQAEINEFNSPSNAHPGR, encoded by the coding sequence ATGGCGTATGGATGGTTGATCCTTCGCACGCTCATCGTGCTCGCTGCGGTGCTCGCGCTGGCCTACGCCGCGCTGCGCCTGCTCGCCAGGCACCTCGGCCAGCGCCAGCCCGCAGAGCCTGGCCGCATCGAAGTCCTGGAGCGCCAGCTCATTGAGCCGCGCCGCTCCCTGCTCGTCGTGCGCACAGCCGGCGAGTACTGGCTTCTGGCCAGCACCGAGCAGGGCATCCACCCGGTTGGTAAGCTCGACCCTGCGCCCTGGCGCAACAACGTCGCCACCTCAACCGCATCCCCCTCCCCCGGGGTGGAGATCCCGACCGACGCCTCCCACGCGCCCGACGTGATCGCCGCCGACACCAACCTCAATGGCCTCGATCGCGATGCCCTGATCCCCGCTTCGCAGGCGGAAATCAACGAGTTCAACTCGCCGAGCAACGCCCACCCCGGGCGCTGA